AGTTTTACGCCTTCTATCCGGGTGGAAGAGCCAATGCTTTCAATTGTAGCAACTTTTCGAAGGAGATTTAACTTTTCGCGCGGAATGCCCGCAGCGTTCGAAAAGCGTCCCTTAAATTCGTCCACTTCACTCAGGATTTGAACAATTTCAGAGGTGAGTTGAATCTCAACCGGCAATTGCGCCATTTTACACTCCTTGGCCGATCTTGGCCGATCTTGGCCGATCTTAGCCGATTAAGCGTAAAAAGGCAATAATTGGCGTTTTAAGGCTTCTGAAATATTCGTTTTTGGCGCTTGGCCCGGTGGGTTGTAATGGCAAAACGGTGAGCTTCATCTCGAATTCGCTCAAGCAAATACCGCTCTTTGCTGTGCTCTTTCAGCATGATGCCATCTTTGCGGTTAGGCAAAAACAGCCGTTCAGGATCCTTGGCAATGGCTGCAATGTTGAGTTCCAGACCCGCATCTTTCGCTACCGCGAGCGCAACCCCAAGTTGGCCTTTACCACCGTCGACCAAGAGCAAATCGGGGAAATCACCTTTCTTTAGTCTTCGGGTGAGCACTTCGCGCATCATGGCGTAGTCGTCTGTGCCTTCCACAGTTTTGATATTATACTTTCGATAGCGAGATTTTTCGGGAACACCGTCGATAAAGCAGACTTGTGAAGCCACGGCATCGGTACCTTGAAAAAGCGATACATCGAAGCACTCGATGACTCTTGGTATTGCCTGCATTTCGGCGCACTTTCGCAAGGCTTCTAGGCTGTCTTCATGCGATTGGATTCTTTTGAGGCGCTCCTCAAGAGCGTGTCTTGCGTTTTGTTCGGCGATCTCCAACAGGGTTTTTAAAGGGCCACGTTGCGGGGTGACAATCTTTGGAAAACCTTCGCCTGATGTCGGCAGACCGGAATCGCCTTCGACCAAAACCAGAGGACAAACCACTTGATGCGGCCAGTCTTCACTCGGCAGATTCGCATAAAATTGTGACAGAAATCCGGAAAACAAATCGCGCGTTGGGAACTCTTGCTCATCAAAAGCATAATGTTCAGCCCCCTCAACCCGGCCGGCTCGCACTGGCAGACGCACGATTTCTAAATATCCCGCTTGTCTGGCAACACCATAGATGTCCTCATTTTCTCGCTTACTTAAGCGATGAGTGGTTTGGCCCGTGGTGGAGTCTTTGATGGCTTTGACTTGGTCCCGGATTTGAGCGGCGCGTTCAAACTGCTCGCTTTCAACGGCTTGCCACATCAAAACCTGTAGGCGTTTTTCAACCTCGCGCGTTTGGCCTTTCAAAAACAAGCCCACGTTGTCCATTTCGCCGGCATACTCTGTCACGGGGAAAACGCATGGCGCTAAGCAACGGCCCATATCATGTTGAATGCACGGGCGGTCTCTATGGTCTATCACTCTGTCGGAACAGGTTCTGAGCTTAAAATGCTTATTGATTTGAGCGACAGTTTCCCTGAGTTTGGTTGCCGATGGGTATGGACCAAAATAGCGCGCGTTATCTTTATTCGGCTTCCGCACAATTTCAAGCCTTGGGAACTTGGCATGGAGTGCGCCTTTTTCCTTCGGCCTGGCCAGTCTCAAAGAGATAAAGCGCTTATCATCCTTAAGCAGGATATTATATTTAGGGTTATGAAGTTGAACCAGCGTCTGCTCTAGAAGAAGTGCTTCAGTATCGTTACGCACCACCACAACTTCGATCTTGTCTAAAATTCGGTCTAACCAGCCCACAAATGCGCGAGTGTCTTGGCCGGTGAAATAGCTGCGAATGCGGTTTCTTAAATTGATTGCCTTGCCGACATAAAATATTTTCCCAGCTTTGTTTTTCATTAAATAGCAGCCCGGGGCTTCCGGGAATGAATCAAACTGGATCTCTGGCATCGCGCAACCAATCTCCTAAGAAGTTAAACAATAGCACTGATAAGGCGATACAAAGACCGGGAAGTATCACTAAATGCGGCGCAACGAATAAATAGTTGACGCCCTGCTCCAAAAGAGCACCCCAAGAAGGCGTCCCCGGCGGCACACCCAAGCCCAAAAAGCTTAAACTTGCTTCTGCCAATATGAGCGATGAAATCCCAAAGCTACCCTGCACCCATAGAGGCCCCAAGATATTCGGCACGATATGCACAAACAGCACCCGCAGGGGAGACGCACCTAACGCAACCGCAGCAGTCACGTAATCGTGCTCTTTCACCACCAAAACTTGCGAGCGAGCCACGCGCGCATAACCAACCCAGCCAGTCGCACAAAGCGCAATGACCAAGTTCATCACCCCCGGTTTTAATACTGCCGCGATATACAGCGCAAGCAAAAGCCCTGGGAAGGCCATCAAGATATCCACCAGCCGCATCATAACGGTATCTACAAATCCACCCACATAAGCTGATACCGCCCCATAAATCACACCAAACACCATCGAGATGACCGTACAGGTAAGCGCAATGGCAAGCGAAATACGAGCGCCATACACAAGCCAAGTTAAGACATCGAAACCGTTCTCACCAAAGCCCAGACGCCCAGCTTCAAGACCCCTTAAATCAAGCGCCAAATTGAGGTCCAAACCGGCGCCACCTATTACCCATGGCCCAAGCAAAGCAACAAAAGTTAAAACGCCTAGACCTAAGACCAAGAAAGTTTTCACGACACCCTCACCCGAGGGTCAATGAGCCCGTAAACCCAGTCCGTCACCAAGTTTGTCACTACGTAGAAAAATGCGATCACCAAGACAACGCCCTGAACCATCGGCATGTCCAACTGCTGAATGCTCTCCAGCAACAACAGGCCAATCCCCGGCCAAGAAAAAATCTTCTCCACCACCACCGCGCCGGCCAATAAAGACCCCAGTTCCATGCCAATCACAGTTATCACCGGCATCAAGGCATTGCGCAGCGCGTGTTTAAAATAAACCACCCGCTCCGAAAGGCCCTTCGCCCGAGCCGTTCGGATATAATCGGTCGACATAACTTCTAAAATCGAAGCGCGCGTAAACCGCATCTGCACCGCAGCCATGGCAAAGCCCAAACTAAGCGCCGGCAACACCAACGACAGAAGGCCATCGGTCGCGCCGCTAATCGGAAAAATAGACCAATAGATCGAAAATGCTAATAAGAGCAAAGGCGCAAAGAAAAAGCGCGGAACGCTTATTCCTAATAAAGCCACCAGTCTCAAAAATTGGTCCAACAAGCGCCCACGCTTCCAAGCAGCCATAACGCCCAAGATGGGACCTAAGCATATGGCAAACAGCATCGATGCCAGCGCCAAAACACCGGTGTAAGGCAGTCGCCCAGCGATAATCGACATGACTGGTTCCCGTGTTCGGTAGCTGGTCAATTCATTGGTCGCGATTTTTTGAATGAAGTTTCCATACTGTCTCAAATAACCAACTCTCACGCCATGAGCATCGGTCAAACCCAGATCTCTAGAAAGCTGCATCCGCGCCTGTTGAGTCGCCTGCTCCCCTAAAATATGATCAACCGGATCGCCGGGCACCAGGCGAAGCATACCTGTCACAATCAGCGTTGCGCCAAAAAGCACCCAAAACACTTGAAACGCTTTAGATATCATTTGGCGCCTCCTGGAAGAAAGCGTGCCTTCAGCAGAGGTAAATAACTTTCCTGACGCGAGGGTACAAAGCCAGTCAACCGCAGGCTGCTCACGATGATATTGTCTTCAAACCAAAGCGGCACATAAGGCAAGGACGCCTGCAACCGTTTTTCTATCAGCCCGTAAAGCACTTTGCGGCCGGCCACGTCAAATGTCGCCTGCGCTTTTTCAATCCAAGCATCAACCTCACCGTCCCGAAAAGCCACCCGATTACCACCGGCCTTATCGGCATCTGGAATATTGCCAGAGTGAAACACCCATTCAAATAAATTCGGCTCCACCACAGGCGACCAAATAGCGCTGACCAAATCAAAATTACCCTGACGAATATTCTGAAAAGCCGTGGCCCAGTCTTGAATACGGATATCCAAATCAATACCGATTTGCTTCAGCTGATGCTTATAGATCAAGCTAAAACTCTGCCTAAATCGGTCTGTGCTGGCAAGCAAAGTAAGCTTAATCGGAAGCTTTAACCCTGTCTCTTTCAAAAGCCTCTTTGCCTCGATGGGATCATAACGAAGCGGCATTAACTTGGAGTCTTTGGCCCAATGCCCTGATGGCAACATGCCAGTCGCTTTACTTGCCAAGCCCTGAAACTTCGCATTTAATATCTCGTCAATATTAATGCCCAAAGCGATGGCTTTTCGAACTCGCACATCCGACAGAGGCGACTTGCGAAGGTTCATCGCCAAATAGGCATATCCAAGGCCTGGCGCTTTTTGAATCTGGATTCGGCTGGCATACTTCTCCAAAAGCGGCAGTTGAAAGGGCCTAATATTGCCCATGCTTAAATCCGCCTTGCCTTTGACCAACTCGAGCAGACGCGTGTTGTTATCCCGCACCACTCGAAATTCGAGTTCATTAACCCCGGCCTTACCCTCAAACCATTTATCGAAGGCGCTTAAACGCCAAGTTTCGGTGACTTTATTATAGCTTGTGAGTCGGTAGGGTCCTGAGCCAACCAGTTCATGTCGACATTTCGCAGTCCTGCCGTAGCATTTTGCTTTCGATACAATGCCAAGACCGGTGAGCTCCGCCACAAATGGCGCGTATGGCTTTTTAAGTTTGAACTCAATCACTCGATTGGACAGCGCATTCACGCTTTCAACAAATTTGAGCTTATCGACCTTGGAGGACAGCACGTCATCGCTTCCCAGATCGCTAAAAGTATAGACGACATCTTTTGCTTCGAGTTTGGTGCCATCATGAAAGTATAAGTTAGGCCGTAAAGTTACCAGGTAAGTCAGCGCATCTTTTTGAACGACAGACTCGGCCAAATAAGGCCGCGGCAATAGATCATCACCCATGGTTAGTAGAGGGGCAAAAAGCAGCTCACTCATGCTCGACGCTACAACACTGTCGGCAAAACGGGGATCAAGGCTTTCAGGGACACTATTGACAATAATATTAAGTGCCAATGTGGCAATCAACGCGAACATTACTCTCCTAGGAGCTTTTTACGAATCTTCTCTCTATCAAAACCATTCAAACGGTGAGTTCTCACAATGGCTGTTAAATCGAATAAAGCTCTGTCTAGTTTCTCATTATTAATAACATAATCGTAAGTTTTAAGGCCAATGCGAATTTCCTGGCGCGCTGCTTCTAAACGTTTTTGTATTTTTTCTTCGGGGTCAGTGCCGCGTCCGCGCAGGCGATTTTCCAACTCTTCGAAAGATGGCGGCAGAATAAAAATCAAAACCGTATTGGGAAAATGCTTTTTAATCTGAAGGCCACCTTGAACATCGATGTCGAAAATCACATCCCGGCTGTCGTCCATTTTCTTCTGGGTCCATGCAATGGATGAACCATAGCGATGGCCATGGACGGGCGCCCATTCCAAAAAGGCATTTTCTTCAATCATTTTGTCGAATTCAACATCATCCACAAAATAGTAGTCGACGTCTTCTTGCTCATGGCCGCGTCTGGGGCGCGTGGTGTGAGAGACACTAATCTCTAGATTAGACATACTGTCCACCAAAAGATGCGCCAAGGTGGTTTTGCCTGTGCCACTTGGAGCACTTAATACTACTGGAAATGCATGTCTCGCCATGTATCTATTTGTAGGCTATGAAACGCCCTCATGCAACAACTTAGCCATCATTCCAACCATAAAATCGGCTTTTGGTCCCTGTTTGCGATTGTGACTGGTAGCCAAATCGGCTCTGGTATTTTTATGCTGCCAGCCAATCTAGCGCCATTTGGCTGGTATGCGCTTTTGGGTTGGATAATCTCTGGCGTTGGCGCGATCGCCCTCGCCTTGGTATTCGCGGACTTATGCGCGCTGATGCCTAAGACGGGCGGGCCTCACGTGTACGCACGAGCAGCCTTTGGCGATGTGGCTGGTTTTTTTACCGGCTGGACATATTGGGTGGTTTCATGGGTTTCTACGACGGCGGTGATTGTAGCAGCGGTAGGCTACTTGACCCCGCTTTTGGGCACTTTGACGCCCAATGCCGTTTTGGCTCTGCAGGTGGTTTTGTTGTTTGCGGTGACTTTGCTGAATTTGCAGGGTGTCTATGCGGCTGGCATCACCGAATTTGTTTTGACGGTGCTTAAATTTGTCCCGCTGATTGTTTTGCCGGTTTTTGGCATTGTCTATTTTAATGCTCAAAATATTCAAATGGCAGATGGCTTGGCTGCCGTTTCCGTGCCGGATATTTTAAGTCAAGTTGTGTTGCTAACGCTTTGGGGCTTTATCGGTCTGGAATCCGGCACCACACCAGCGGGTTCGGTTGAAAATCCCGCTAAGACCATTCCAAAAGCGCTTGTGTTTGGGACCATCGCGGTAGCACTGGTTTATGTGGTAAACAGTTTGGCTATCATGGGCTCTATGCCAAGCGCCCTTTTAGCCCAGTCGAAGGCGCCTTTTGCAGATGCTGCGCAATATTTGCTCGGGGGCAGTTGGCATTTGCTTATCTCTTTCATTGCATCGATTCTATGCTTGGGCACTTTGAATGCTTGGATGCTGGCCAGTAGCCAGATTGCTTTAGGCCTGGCTCAGGATAGGCTTGGACCTGCTTTGCTTGGCAAAACCAACCGGCATCAGGCGCCTTTTGTGGCTTTGTTAATCAGCACTTTTGGTATCTTGCCATTGTTGTTTTTAACCACGCATACGACCTTGGCCAGTCAGCTGGCCATGATTATTGATTTTTCTGTGACGGCCTTTTTATATGTGTATGTGATTGCGACCTTGGCATTTTTGAAAAAAGCTCGCGGGGTTCAATGGGTATATGGCTCACTCGCGCTGGTCTTTTGTTTATGGATATTATGGCAAACTAGTTTGCAGACTTTAGGCATAGCTGCTTTATTTGCTTTGAGCGGCGTGCCCGTTTGGTTTTTCAAAAAGGTGATCACGAACTAAGCTTCAATGCGATATTTTGCATGATCGCAGTAAGTAGATTTACGACTGCTTCGCATCTTTTTTTTACTTCTGTTGCGATGATATCCATCGAAGAGTAAGAGCTTTGCCCAGTCGACTTAATAACGGTTTGCGAAATGTTGTTTTTCCTTGTCATTTTGTCCATACCAAAAAGGAAAAGGGTCATTTGAGCGAGTCTACCTTTGACGCAGATTTCTGCCGGGGCTTGTCTGCATGATAGACCTCGCATTTTTTTATAGATGACATGAGAATATTCTTTGGCACTTTGCAAACTTCCATCTGCAATCTCAGAGAAGTGGATTTGAACCTCCGCCATCATAAAATCATCGCCATTTTGGTAGTGAATATCGGCGTGGACACCAACATAGCCGTTTAACGACATACCGCCGTCCCCAAATTTGTTGGTAAAAACAACGCTATCTGGAAATTCCTTTTTCAGTTCCTGAACTGCCGATATCATTTGCGAAGGCGATTCAACCACAATGGTTCCTCTTAAAACATCACTGATTTTTGCAACCGGATCTTCTATGTCAGCATTTCTTAATCGGTCTAATTTATAATTAATACTTCGTTTGGATTTGATGGCGTGTTCGTTATTAGGTCCAAAGGAAACTCGAGTGCCAGGCATTTTGTTGACTACATCACTCAATTTCTTCTTAAAAGCCGGTGCATTGTTTGTTGCCGCCGCAATAAGGTGATCGGCATTTTCATACTTAGGAGAGTTTCGCCAATGTTTAGCCTCCTCTAGGGTCTTGAGCGTAGGCCCGATATCACCCAACACATTTTTAATGGCAGTTCGATTATTTTGCCAATATTCTTCAATAAGCTTAGCGTCCGATGGGACGAAACAATCAAGTTCATGGTCCAACTGCACGGCATAGGAAGAATAAAAATGCTGTAGTTCCCAATCAAATTTAGTCTTCGCTGCCAACTCAGAAATACCAGCTAAGTTAGCAAATAAAAAATACCATTGAAAAATCTTCACACATTCTCCCCGACAGCACCGTCGCCATTGATTAATAATGGATTTTCTATACACACAATCTAAGCCAATTGCAACTTGGGGGGAATTTGCAAACTTATTGATATTCCCGTCGACCCCATAGGCTACCAAAGACGGGCATACTGGCTGGGGCAAAGTCCATTTTTGCCAATCGATGCGCTAACACATGGATGACCCCGTCTTTTTTCTGCAGCTTTCCCTCTATGGCCAAGCTTTCAAAAACCAAGGTCTCTTGGCGGTAAAGATCACAGACGTCTGGCGTAATCACAATGTTCGCAAAACCAGTCTCATCTTCTAAAGTATGAAACACCATACCACTAGCGGTAGGCGGCCTTTGGCGGATTAGCACCAACCCTGCTACTTTGACGATGCTGCCGTCATTAGCCTGCCTCAGATCTGAGTGTCTTAAATAGCCCTTGGATATTAGTTTCTCACGCCAAAAAGCCACCGGATGATTTTTGAGCGACAGCCCTGTCTTTTGATAATCTCGCAATACTTCTTCGAGTTCGGTTAATACTGGCAAAATAACCGGCTCTTCCGGATTTTCTGATGCAAACGCCAATAAAGGCAAAGGCTTTAAATCCAAGCCCTGCACTGACCAAGTAGCTTGCTGCCTTTTTTGCTTAAAAGAGCCGTAAGCATCTGCGGATGCTAAAACTTTGAGCGTTCGCTCAGAAATGCCACTGCGACGCGCTAAATCTGCTGCATTGGCATAGCCATCGCCCCGACAAGCCACCAGCCATTCGATTTCATCCGCACGAATGCCTGCAATTTGCCTAAAACCAAGACGCAAATCACCCTTCACCAGCTGGTTATCCCAGGTGCTGAAATTGACATCGATGGGCAGAATTCGAACGCCATGGCTTTTGGCATCAAATAAGATTTGAGAGGGACCATAAAAGCCCATGGGTTGGCTGTTAAGCAACGCACAAGCAAAAGCCGCCGGGTAATGACACTTTAGCCACGCGGACACATAAGCCAGCAAAGCAAAACTGGCTGCGTGCGATTCCGGAAAGCCATAATCCCCGAAACCTAAAATCTGCTGAAAGCATTGATTAGCAAATTGGGCATCATAACCATTTTTAACCATGCCCTGAACAAACTCATCCTCAAAACCCGTAAGCTTCCCTGATTTTTTAAAAGTTGCCATGGCGCGCCTTAAAGCATCTGCCCTCCCCGGCGTGAAGCCAGCGCCCACAATGGCCACTTGCATGGCCTGCTCTTGAAACAGCGGCACGCCCAAAGTGCGTTGCAGCACCGATTCAAGCGCTTTCGAGGGATAACTGACGCGCTCTAAACCATTGCGACGTTTCAAGTAAGGATGCACCATGTTGCCTTGAATAGGCCCCGGCCTTACCAAGGCAACTTCTATCACCAAATCGTAATATTGCCGCGGCCTCAATCTGGGCAACATGCTCATCTGCGCACGACTCTCGATTTGAAAAACCCCTAAGGTATCAGCCCGGCAAATCATGTCATAGGTCTTGGTGTCATTCACCGGCACATTGGCCAGGGAAAGCTCTCGGTGATAATGCGTTTTAATCAAATCAAAGGAGCGCCGAATGCAGCTAAGCATGCCCAAAGACAACACATCTACTTTGAGCATTTTTAAGGACTCGATATCGTCCTTGTCCCATTCAATGAAAGTTCGGTCATCCATGGCCGCATTGCCAATCGGCACCAGCGCTTCCAAAGGACCGCGAGTCAAAATAAAACCGCCCACATGCTGGCCTAA
This sequence is a window from Myxococcota bacterium. Protein-coding genes within it:
- a CDS encoding ABC transporter permease gives rise to the protein MISKAFQVFWVLFGATLIVTGMLRLVPGDPVDHILGEQATQQARMQLSRDLGLTDAHGVRVGYLRQYGNFIQKIATNELTSYRTREPVMSIIAGRLPYTGVLALASMLFAICLGPILGVMAAWKRGRLLDQFLRLVALLGISVPRFFFAPLLLLAFSIYWSIFPISGATDGLLSLVLPALSLGFAMAAVQMRFTRASILEVMSTDYIRTARAKGLSERVVYFKHALRNALMPVITVIGMELGSLLAGAVVVEKIFSWPGIGLLLLESIQQLDMPMVQGVVLVIAFFYVVTNLVTDWVYGLIDPRVRVS
- a CDS encoding ABC transporter permease — its product is MKTFLVLGLGVLTFVALLGPWVIGGAGLDLNLALDLRGLEAGRLGFGENGFDVLTWLVYGARISLAIALTCTVISMVFGVIYGAVSAYVGGFVDTVMMRLVDILMAFPGLLLALYIAAVLKPGVMNLVIALCATGWVGYARVARSQVLVVKEHDYVTAAVALGASPLRVLFVHIVPNILGPLWVQGSFGISSLILAEASLSFLGLGVPPGTPSWGALLEQGVNYLFVAPHLVILPGLCIALSVLLFNFLGDWLRDARDPV
- the uvrC gene encoding excinuclease ABC subunit UvrC, translated to MPEIQFDSFPEAPGCYLMKNKAGKIFYVGKAINLRNRIRSYFTGQDTRAFVGWLDRILDKIEVVVVRNDTEALLLEQTLVQLHNPKYNILLKDDKRFISLRLARPKEKGALHAKFPRLEIVRKPNKDNARYFGPYPSATKLRETVAQINKHFKLRTCSDRVIDHRDRPCIQHDMGRCLAPCVFPVTEYAGEMDNVGLFLKGQTREVEKRLQVLMWQAVESEQFERAAQIRDQVKAIKDSTTGQTTHRLSKRENEDIYGVARQAGYLEIVRLPVRAGRVEGAEHYAFDEQEFPTRDLFSGFLSQFYANLPSEDWPHQVVCPLVLVEGDSGLPTSGEGFPKIVTPQRGPLKTLLEIAEQNARHALEERLKRIQSHEDSLEALRKCAEMQAIPRVIECFDVSLFQGTDAVASQVCFIDGVPEKSRYRKYNIKTVEGTDDYAMMREVLTRRLKKGDFPDLLLVDGGKGQLGVALAVAKDAGLELNIAAIAKDPERLFLPNRKDGIMLKEHSKERYLLERIRDEAHRFAITTHRAKRQKRIFQKP
- the gmk gene encoding guanylate kinase, encoding MARHAFPVVLSAPSGTGKTTLAHLLVDSMSNLEISVSHTTRPRRGHEQEDVDYYFVDDVEFDKMIEENAFLEWAPVHGHRYGSSIAWTQKKMDDSRDVIFDIDVQGGLQIKKHFPNTVLIFILPPSFEELENRLRGRGTDPEEKIQKRLEAARQEIRIGLKTYDYVINNEKLDRALFDLTAIVRTHRLNGFDREKIRKKLLGE
- a CDS encoding ABC transporter substrate-binding protein, yielding MFALIATLALNIIVNSVPESLDPRFADSVVASSMSELLFAPLLTMGDDLLPRPYLAESVVQKDALTYLVTLRPNLYFHDGTKLEAKDVVYTFSDLGSDDVLSSKVDKLKFVESVNALSNRVIEFKLKKPYAPFVAELTGLGIVSKAKCYGRTAKCRHELVGSGPYRLTSYNKVTETWRLSAFDKWFEGKAGVNELEFRVVRDNNTRLLELVKGKADLSMGNIRPFQLPLLEKYASRIQIQKAPGLGYAYLAMNLRKSPLSDVRVRKAIALGINIDEILNAKFQGLASKATGMLPSGHWAKDSKLMPLRYDPIEAKRLLKETGLKLPIKLTLLASTDRFRQSFSLIYKHQLKQIGIDLDIRIQDWATAFQNIRQGNFDLVSAIWSPVVEPNLFEWVFHSGNIPDADKAGGNRVAFRDGEVDAWIEKAQATFDVAGRKVLYGLIEKRLQASLPYVPLWFEDNIIVSSLRLTGFVPSRQESYLPLLKARFLPGGAK
- a CDS encoding error-prone DNA polymerase encodes the protein MHYAELQVTTNFTFLTGASHPEEMVMAAQALGHAAIGISDRNTLAGVVRAHVAAKECGLKLLIGCRLDFADNTPSILCYPKNRQAYGRLTTLLTRGKRRAEKGACHLYRADLLEFCEGQVLIVVPPEQIDADFEFQLGTLKAALDSPFYVAISFNFQPAGAQRLHQIGELAFKYGLALIATNDVHGHESQRRALQDILTCIRHQCSIQEAGFRLYGNGERHLKSPAEMARILYQYPQALENTLEVAKICKFSLDELRYEYPEDSIPEGKNAQAYLEELTWAGAKWRYPDGVPPKVMQSLQHELKLVSEMQYAPYFLTVYDIVDFARQKRILYQGRGSAANSAVCYCLGITAVNPDQVELLFERFLSKERDEPPDIDVDFEHERREEVIQYLYQRYGRTRAAIAATVITYRKKSAIRDVGKALGIPLEQIEDFLAKATAMSLRDVDKSQHPELIHWALMLLSFPRHLGQHVGGFILTRGPLEALVPIGNAAMDDRTFIEWDKDDIESLKMLKVDVLSLGMLSCIRRSFDLIKTHYHRELSLANVPVNDTKTYDMICRADTLGVFQIESRAQMSMLPRLRPRQYYDLVIEVALVRPGPIQGNMVHPYLKRRNGLERVSYPSKALESVLQRTLGVPLFQEQAMQVAIVGAGFTPGRADALRRAMATFKKSGKLTGFEDEFVQGMVKNGYDAQFANQCFQQILGFGDYGFPESHAASFALLAYVSAWLKCHYPAAFACALLNSQPMGFYGPSQILFDAKSHGVRILPIDVNFSTWDNQLVKGDLRLGFRQIAGIRADEIEWLVACRGDGYANAADLARRSGISERTLKVLASADAYGSFKQKRQQATWSVQGLDLKPLPLLAFASENPEEPVILPVLTELEEVLRDYQKTGLSLKNHPVAFWREKLISKGYLRHSDLRQANDGSIVKVAGLVLIRQRPPTASGMVFHTLEDETGFANIVITPDVCDLYRQETLVFESLAIEGKLQKKDGVIHVLAHRLAKMDFAPASMPVFGSLWGRREYQ
- a CDS encoding amino acid permease, whose translation is MQQLSHHSNHKIGFWSLFAIVTGSQIGSGIFMLPANLAPFGWYALLGWIISGVGAIALALVFADLCALMPKTGGPHVYARAAFGDVAGFFTGWTYWVVSWVSTTAVIVAAVGYLTPLLGTLTPNAVLALQVVLLFAVTLLNLQGVYAAGITEFVLTVLKFVPLIVLPVFGIVYFNAQNIQMADGLAAVSVPDILSQVVLLTLWGFIGLESGTTPAGSVENPAKTIPKALVFGTIAVALVYVVNSLAIMGSMPSALLAQSKAPFADAAQYLLGGSWHLLISFIASILCLGTLNAWMLASSQIALGLAQDRLGPALLGKTNRHQAPFVALLISTFGILPLLFLTTHTTLASQLAMIIDFSVTAFLYVYVIATLAFLKKARGVQWVYGSLALVFCLWILWQTSLQTLGIAALFALSGVPVWFFKKVITN